A genome region from Clostridium pasteurianum includes the following:
- a CDS encoding MurR/RpiR family transcriptional regulator has product MYWDKLKIVFLSELVSSDDGSTNCEIASYILKHIDEVKKYNISELAKKCHVSNSSISRFCREIGLNDFTELKELITTTSFQFDMYSNHPNINVRSLDFINRVKDSLNLASESLNYEVLNRLSIDIYNYEKIAIFGLLKAETVAMNLQSDLLLLGKGAFTKVPFKQQLEYIKNATDKNLIIIFSYTGIYFEHTFPRNIPESKAKPKVYFVTSDYNSKLNKYFDEVICFKSLQDYASHPFQLQLVGSLIAQNYAYYLNKKNK; this is encoded by the coding sequence ATGTATTGGGATAAATTAAAAATTGTATTTTTATCAGAATTAGTTAGCAGCGATGATGGATCCACAAATTGCGAAATTGCTTCTTATATTTTAAAGCATATTGATGAAGTTAAGAAGTATAACATAAGTGAGCTGGCTAAAAAATGTCATGTATCTAATAGTTCAATCAGTAGGTTTTGTAGAGAAATTGGATTAAATGATTTTACGGAACTTAAAGAATTAATTACCACAACATCATTTCAATTTGATATGTATTCAAATCATCCCAATATTAATGTACGCTCATTAGATTTTATTAATAGGGTTAAGGATAGCCTCAATTTGGCCTCAGAGTCTTTGAATTATGAAGTACTTAATCGTTTATCAATAGATATTTACAATTATGAAAAAATAGCGATTTTTGGCTTACTGAAAGCAGAAACGGTAGCAATGAATTTACAGAGTGACCTATTGCTTCTAGGAAAAGGTGCTTTTACAAAGGTGCCATTTAAGCAGCAGCTTGAATATATAAAAAATGCAACGGATAAAAATTTAATAATTATTTTTAGTTATACTGGAATTTATTTTGAACATACTTTCCCTAGAAATATACCTGAAAGTAAAGCAAAACCTAAGGTATATTTTGTTACAAGTGATTATAATTCTAAGTTAAATAAATATTTTGATGAGGTGATTTGCTTTAAATCTTTGCAGGATTATGCTTCGCATCCCTTTCAATTGCAATTAGTTGGAAGTTTGATCGCTCAGAATTATGCATATTATTTAAATAAAAAGAATAAATGA
- a CDS encoding DUF5105 domain-containing protein: MKKIISILMILVLTPAILVGCKPKIKADESAKILSNFIVKNDTSEISKLGDTKSSLYTSTNTQKNKFKKEFKDEIKKSIGIGVDDTTADELYNSYYKALKRVNITTSIVSENDETAEVKVKTNYIDVKQIILNSISDTMDENLDNENDFSDKDAICKKYINSIIDQLNKAKPSRKSKENTFKFVVKDHVWVPQDEHKYVDGVIDLAQGGLAADLSKLKMAPDKSAEMWFNFFVKSDDSGSSKILMNFTGKDFTDKLDKMKEKAFSKGIKSSASDITISDDDCSKIYSAYKNAIKNINVTTETTSKTDDTALVNVKTNYIDVESISQKAASEAISDVQAMNLTDENQAKNEAIKSFINHLENDLNTAKPGAETKEQSFNFDSSNGIWVPENGYDFGNQSETMISGQ; encoded by the coding sequence ATGAAAAAAATTATATCAATACTAATGATCTTAGTATTAACACCTGCAATATTAGTTGGATGCAAGCCTAAAATCAAAGCAGATGAATCTGCCAAAATTTTATCTAATTTTATTGTAAAGAATGATACTTCTGAAATATCAAAATTGGGAGATACAAAAAGCAGTTTATATACATCAACTAATACGCAAAAAAACAAATTTAAAAAAGAATTTAAAGATGAGATTAAAAAGTCAATAGGTATAGGAGTAGATGATACTACTGCTGATGAACTTTATAATTCTTATTACAAAGCATTAAAAAGAGTAAATATAACTACAAGTATCGTTTCTGAAAATGATGAAACAGCCGAAGTAAAAGTTAAAACAAACTATATAGATGTAAAACAAATTATTTTAAACTCAATAAGTGATACCATGGATGAAAACCTTGATAATGAAAATGATTTTTCTGATAAAGATGCAATTTGTAAGAAATACATAAATAGTATTATAGATCAATTAAATAAAGCTAAACCATCTAGAAAATCTAAGGAAAATACCTTTAAGTTTGTAGTAAAAGATCATGTTTGGGTTCCACAAGATGAACATAAATATGTTGATGGTGTTATTGATTTAGCACAAGGTGGACTTGCAGCGGATTTATCAAAATTAAAAATGGCACCTGATAAATCTGCCGAAATGTGGTTTAATTTCTTTGTAAAAAGTGACGACTCAGGATCAAGTAAAATATTAATGAATTTCACAGGAAAAGATTTTACTGACAAGCTAGATAAAATGAAAGAAAAGGCATTTAGTAAAGGAATAAAGAGTTCTGCTTCAGATATAACAATAAGTGACGATGACTGTAGCAAAATTTATTCTGCATATAAAAACGCCATAAAAAATATTAACGTTACAACAGAAACAACTTCTAAAACCGATGATACTGCATTAGTTAATGTTAAAACTAATTATATAGACGTTGAAAGCATTTCTCAAAAAGCAGCTTCGGAGGCAATTTCAGATGTTCAAGCAATGAATTTAACAGACGAAAATCAAGCAAAAAATGAGGCAATAAAATCATTTATAAATCATCTTGAAAATGACCTAAATACTGCTAAACCAGGAGCTGAAACAAAGGAGCAATCCTTTAATTTTGATTCATCAAATGGAATATGGGTACCAGAAAATGGTTATGATTTTGGAAATCAATCCGAAACCATGATTTCAGGCCAATAA
- a CDS encoding LysR substrate-binding domain-containing protein: MDIKQLSYFLEIAKEGNITKASEKLHITQPHLSLQLKLLEEELNVKLIDRTTRKFQITEAGKTLQKRGEQIIEFTQDTVKELRNINKGVIGTLAIGSITAEVDTLLLKRVNEFHKTYPNINFTIRERHTNEILQLLEKGMIDIGIVRTPLNSMDVEAAYLHEESMVAVYCNDEDWKENKKTIDIIELYDRPLLVNFRYEKDIINACKRAGFEPRIICRINDARSILLWANTGMGVAVVPKDWLNAVPNIDFKYKEINEKYLVTQTAIIWSKKRYLSPLAKKFLKTFNT, translated from the coding sequence ATGGATATAAAACAATTAAGTTATTTTCTTGAGATTGCTAAAGAGGGAAATATTACAAAGGCATCTGAAAAATTGCACATAACTCAACCTCATTTAAGTTTGCAATTAAAACTGCTCGAAGAAGAGCTGAATGTTAAATTAATAGACAGAACTACTAGAAAGTTTCAAATAACAGAGGCAGGGAAAACTTTACAAAAACGCGGAGAGCAAATTATTGAGTTTACACAGGATACTGTTAAAGAACTTAGAAATATTAATAAAGGCGTAATAGGAACACTTGCCATTGGAAGTATAACAGCAGAGGTAGATACATTATTACTTAAGAGGGTTAATGAATTTCATAAAACATATCCTAATATAAATTTTACTATAAGGGAAAGGCATACAAATGAAATACTACAATTGTTAGAAAAAGGAATGATAGATATAGGGATAGTAAGAACTCCCTTAAATTCCATGGACGTTGAAGCTGCATATTTACATGAAGAATCTATGGTAGCTGTATATTGTAATGACGAGGATTGGAAGGAAAATAAGAAGACTATAGATATTATTGAACTTTATGATAGGCCACTATTGGTGAATTTTAGATATGAAAAAGATATTATAAATGCTTGTAAAAGAGCTGGTTTTGAGCCTAGAATAATCTGTAGAATTAATGATGCAAGATCAATACTTCTATGGGCTAATACAGGTATGGGAGTAGCTGTTGTCCCTAAAGATTGGCTTAATGCTGTACCTAATATTGATTTTAAATATAAGGAGATTAATGAAAAATATTTAGTAACACAAACAGCTATTATATGGAGCAAAAAACGCTATTTATCTCCTTTAGCAAAAAAATTTTTGAAGACTTTTAATACGTAA
- a CDS encoding DJ-1 family glyoxalase III, with amino-acid sequence MKKVAVFLADGFEEGESLFVIDVLRRAGIHCDSVSIAGEMVRGSHDIVVKADKIIGDEIKEYDMIVFPGGLPGATNLRDDERVIELVKYFDKVPEKFVAAICAAPMILERAGIVKGRKLTSYPGDKYIELLKEANYVDDIVVIDDHLITSRGPATTLPFAYALIDALGGDSSKLKQGMLYNMLRESNF; translated from the coding sequence ATGAAGAAAGTTGCAGTCTTTTTAGCAGATGGCTTTGAAGAAGGCGAATCATTATTTGTAATTGATGTTTTAAGAAGGGCAGGCATTCATTGTGATTCTGTAAGTATTGCTGGAGAAATGGTTAGAGGTTCTCACGATATTGTAGTTAAAGCAGATAAAATTATAGGTGATGAAATTAAGGAATATGATATGATTGTTTTCCCTGGTGGATTACCTGGAGCAACAAATTTAAGGGATGATGAAAGAGTAATTGAACTAGTTAAATATTTTGATAAAGTACCAGAAAAGTTTGTAGCAGCTATTTGTGCAGCACCAATGATTTTAGAAAGAGCGGGAATCGTAAAGGGACGCAAACTAACCTCATATCCTGGTGATAAATATATTGAATTACTTAAAGAAGCAAATTATGTAGATGATATTGTTGTTATAGATGACCATTTAATAACAAGTAGAGGTCCAGCTACAACATTACCTTTTGCTTATGCATTAATTGATGCTTTGGGAGGAGACAGCAGTAAGCTAAAACAGGGAATGTTGTACAATATGTTAAGAGAAAGTAATTTCTAA
- a CDS encoding HAD family hydrolase, producing MVFIIKNIIFDVDGTLWDTTGVSAKAWNKAIKEVGGTKAVITSDILKKEFGKTMDIIANDLFYDASDDKKELILKKCVEYEHEDLEECTENLLFPHVKETLQKLSEKSNLFIVSNCQKGYIELFMEKTDTKKYITDIECFGNTGRTKGENIKILVKRNKLENAVYVGDTYGDYEATVIAEVPFIFAKYGFGDVEKPYLTINDIEELLSI from the coding sequence GTGGTTTTTATCATTAAAAATATAATATTTGATGTTGATGGTACTTTATGGGATACAACAGGGGTTTCAGCTAAGGCATGGAATAAAGCAATTAAAGAAGTTGGAGGTACAAAAGCAGTTATAACCTCAGATATATTGAAAAAAGAATTCGGTAAAACAATGGACATAATAGCAAATGATTTATTTTATGATGCCAGTGATGATAAAAAGGAACTTATACTAAAAAAGTGTGTTGAATATGAGCATGAAGATTTAGAGGAGTGTACAGAGAATCTATTATTCCCGCATGTTAAAGAAACACTTCAAAAACTTTCAGAGAAAAGTAATCTCTTTATTGTTAGTAACTGTCAGAAAGGTTATATTGAATTGTTTATGGAAAAGACAGATACTAAAAAATATATTACCGATATTGAGTGCTTTGGAAATACAGGTAGGACAAAAGGAGAAAATATAAAAATTCTCGTTAAAAGAAATAAATTAGAAAATGCTGTGTATGTTGGCGACACTTATGGTGACTACGAAGCAACTGTAATAGCTGAAGTCCCTTTTATATTTGCTAAATATGGGTTTGGTGATGTGGAAAAGCCTTATTTGACTATAAATGATATAGAGGAATTGCTTAGTATATAG
- a CDS encoding glycoside hydrolase family 1 protein: protein MMKTFPKNFLWGGAVAANQCEGAWLEDGKKPDITDVMVGISTDADHPGLKWNKSTKKWEMALKPDKKYLSHEAIDFYHRYKEDLKLMAGMGFNAFRTSISWGRIYPNGTEDKPNEAGLKYYDDLFDTMLKLRMEPVVTLSHYETPLYLLTEYGGWTNRKLISIWEKYVRTVFKHYKGKVKYWLTFNEINNIFKMPFAAGGLLDIDPEDTNEPIKGLTLKEKYQACHYTFVANALAVKACHEIDPEAKIGCMLSMSSCATYPATCNPDDVMGALQFRRKNLFFGDVMCRGEYPGYVKRIWRENDCAPVIDDGDLELIKKYTVDIMSFSYYRSSVYKSGVKMGGDTGGAVGTDNPYLEGKSPEPWSWPIDPKGIRYVCNELTDRYQLPLFIVENGIGLDENLDGSGKINDPERIKYVEAHLKQIYEAILDGCNIMGYLYWGPIDVVSAGTGEMKKRYGFVYVDRFNNGEGSYKRVIKNSYYRYKEIIETNGGCILN from the coding sequence ATGATGAAAACATTTCCTAAGAATTTTTTATGGGGCGGTGCAGTAGCCGCAAATCAATGTGAAGGTGCATGGCTTGAGGATGGGAAAAAACCAGATATTACTGATGTCATGGTAGGCATAAGTACAGATGCTGATCATCCAGGCCTTAAATGGAATAAAAGTACAAAAAAGTGGGAAATGGCATTAAAGCCAGATAAAAAGTATTTAAGTCATGAAGCAATAGATTTTTATCACCGCTATAAAGAGGATTTAAAGTTAATGGCTGGAATGGGTTTTAATGCATTCAGAACAAGTATTTCATGGGGAAGAATATATCCAAATGGAACTGAAGATAAGCCTAACGAAGCAGGATTAAAATATTATGATGATTTATTTGATACTATGCTTAAGCTCAGAATGGAACCCGTTGTAACTTTAAGTCATTACGAAACTCCATTATATTTGCTTACAGAATATGGTGGATGGACAAATAGAAAGTTAATATCTATTTGGGAAAAATACGTTAGGACTGTTTTTAAACACTATAAGGGTAAGGTAAAATACTGGTTAACCTTTAATGAAATTAATAACATTTTTAAAATGCCATTCGCAGCAGGTGGCCTATTAGATATCGATCCTGAAGACACAAACGAACCTATCAAAGGTTTAACTTTGAAAGAAAAATATCAGGCATGTCATTATACTTTCGTGGCAAATGCACTAGCAGTAAAAGCATGTCACGAAATTGACCCTGAAGCAAAAATTGGATGCATGCTTTCTATGTCTTCATGTGCTACATATCCTGCTACATGTAATCCAGACGATGTTATGGGAGCACTTCAATTTAGAAGAAAAAATCTTTTCTTTGGCGACGTAATGTGTAGGGGTGAATATCCTGGATATGTAAAGCGCATATGGAGAGAAAATGACTGTGCGCCTGTTATAGATGATGGGGATTTAGAATTAATCAAAAAATATACTGTAGACATAATGTCCTTTAGCTACTACAGATCTTCTGTATATAAATCAGGAGTAAAAATGGGCGGAGATACCGGCGGTGCAGTTGGAACAGATAATCCTTATTTAGAGGGAAAATCACCAGAGCCTTGGAGCTGGCCTATTGATCCTAAAGGCATAAGGTATGTATGCAATGAATTAACTGATAGATATCAGCTCCCACTATTTATTGTAGAAAACGGAATAGGTCTTGATGAAAATTTAGATGGATCAGGAAAAATTAACGATCCTGAGAGAATTAAATATGTAGAAGCACATTTAAAACAAATCTATGAAGCAATACTAGATGGCTGCAACATTATGGGATATTTATACTGGGGTCCTATTGATGTTGTTTCTGCTGGAACAGGCGAAATGAAAAAGCGTTATGGTTTTGTATATGTAGACAGATTTAATAACGGAGAAGGCTCATATAAAAGAGTTATCAAAAACTCATATTACCGTTATAAAGAAATCATAGAGACAAATGGTGGCTGCATATTAAACTAA
- a CDS encoding AEC family transporter, protein MVILNSLQSVLSIILMLSIGYFFSHKGWFNNETSKLFSKVVINIAVPCYMVSNLLTTYTKDKLIQFASGVFVPFASIIICYILGIILAKIFNIPSNKRGIFVSTLSIANTLFVGLPVNTSLFGNKSLPFVFIYFLGNISLFWTIGAFCLAKDGGDKKVHLFSSENLKNLFSPPLCGFIAAIILILLQITLPKCVMDTCKYMGNLVTPLSMLYIGIIIYNIDIKEIKWDKSLTLITIGRFIVSPLIVFLMCSFLHLPILMEKVFIIQSGMPAMSITSVLSEASGGDYKYAAVVTTMTTLATLIFIPIYIVLLSNL, encoded by the coding sequence ATGGTTATTTTAAATTCTCTACAAAGTGTATTAAGTATTATATTAATGTTGTCAATAGGCTATTTTTTTAGCCATAAAGGATGGTTTAACAATGAAACTTCAAAACTTTTTTCTAAAGTTGTAATAAATATAGCAGTACCCTGTTATATGGTATCAAATCTATTAACAACATATACAAAAGATAAACTTATTCAATTTGCTTCCGGCGTATTTGTACCTTTTGCTTCAATAATTATATGCTACATTTTAGGAATTATATTAGCAAAAATATTTAATATTCCATCTAACAAAAGAGGAATTTTTGTTTCAACTTTATCAATAGCTAATACCCTCTTTGTAGGCTTACCCGTTAATACATCACTCTTTGGAAATAAAAGCCTTCCTTTCGTCTTTATTTATTTTTTAGGTAACATAAGCTTATTCTGGACTATAGGGGCTTTCTGTTTAGCCAAAGATGGTGGAGATAAAAAAGTACATCTTTTTTCAAGTGAAAATCTTAAAAATCTTTTTTCTCCACCTTTATGCGGATTCATTGCTGCTATAATTCTCATTCTCCTTCAAATAACCTTGCCAAAATGTGTAATGGATACCTGCAAGTACATGGGGAATTTAGTTACCCCATTATCAATGTTATACATAGGTATAATTATATATAACATTGATATTAAAGAAATAAAATGGGACAAATCCTTGACACTGATTACAATTGGACGTTTTATAGTTTCCCCTCTAATAGTTTTCTTAATGTGTTCTTTCCTGCATCTACCCATACTAATGGAAAAAGTTTTTATTATACAATCTGGTATGCCTGCAATGTCAATCACTTCTGTTTTATCTGAAGCCAGCGGAGGAGACTATAAATATGCTGCTGTAGTCACAACTATGACAACTCTTGCAACATTAATTTTTATTCCTATTTATATAGTACTTTTAAGTAACCTTTAG
- a CDS encoding YczE/YyaS/YitT family protein, producing the protein MMKQYNYIELNKANIKRSLMLALGIIISAFGMTLLVKSSLGQSTVTAISYNIGIVTQMKTGTVLTLVNYVCFIGQIILLKKEFKLIQVLQLVVTTVFGSVLNVFLYGIPFITNMQLNNYLVKLVVLLIGIIFMAYGVSLMVLANLVFMPYEGLCNVIALKLNVPFGTIRRYVDITFVILSLAIIFAYKIPNTSVREGTVIYTLLLGTLTNVFMKHIK; encoded by the coding sequence ATGATGAAACAATATAATTATATTGAGCTTAATAAAGCTAACATTAAAAGAAGTTTAATGTTAGCTTTAGGCATAATTATTTCTGCATTTGGCATGACGCTGCTTGTAAAATCAAGTTTGGGGCAGAGCACAGTAACTGCAATTAGCTATAATATAGGCATTGTTACACAAATGAAAACAGGTACGGTACTAACGTTAGTTAATTATGTATGCTTTATTGGACAAATTATTTTACTTAAGAAGGAATTTAAACTTATTCAAGTATTACAATTAGTTGTTACTACAGTATTTGGAAGTGTATTGAATGTGTTTTTATATGGTATACCGTTTATTACAAATATGCAGTTAAATAATTATCTAGTAAAATTAGTTGTTTTGCTAATTGGTATTATATTCATGGCGTATGGAGTAAGTTTAATGGTATTAGCAAATTTAGTTTTCATGCCATATGAAGGATTATGCAATGTGATTGCTTTAAAATTAAATGTACCCTTTGGAACAATAAGAAGGTACGTTGATATTACTTTTGTAATTCTTTCATTGGCCATAATATTTGCTTATAAAATACCTAATACATCTGTTCGTGAAGGAACTGTTATATACACACTTTTGCTTGGGACTTTAACTAATGTATTTATGAAGCATATAAAATGA
- a CDS encoding heavy metal translocating P-type ATPase, translating into MEKQIKNLNKSNLKLVNSNIKLVNPNANIKSNRISSESIVKKFLLQGLDCANCAAKIEKQVSKTKGVSSANVNFLTKTLTVEIGKVNNVQEFISEISKSIVKIEPEVKVIEIGNKNNASKEKIIEHGHEHENGESNKNEIIRLVIAASLFGIATIGKFSNSVELILYLISYVLAGGEVVLTALKNISKGQVFDENFLMSVATIGAFAIGQYPEGVAVMLFYELGEMFQGIAVNRSRKSITSLMDIRPDFANLKVGDDVKKVSPEEVSVGNIIIVKPGEKVPLDGKVLEGNSMIDTSALTGESVPRKVSVGDNILSGVINKNGLLTIEVQKGFGDSTISKILDLVENASSKKAETEKFITKFARYYTPVVVFSALALAIIPPLFTGSATFSQWIYRALSFLVVSCPCALVVSIPLGFFGGIGGASRNGILVKGGNYLEALNNVEIVVFDKTGTLTKGVFKVTEVKNQDDISKDDLIAYAAYAESYSNHPIAVSILNAYDKEVDKSLIKNYYEISGHGVKVVVKGKEVLAGNYKLMNEENIEYDETKTIETVVHVAMDKKYAGYIVISDEVKDDSKKAIKDLKNIGVKKTVMLTGDNKVVGAKVAEELGLDEVHAELLPDEKVEKLELLDKEKTSKGKLVFVGDGINDAPVLARADIGIAMGGVGSDAAIEAADVVLMTDEPSKIASAIKIAKNTRKIVMQNIIFALGVKVVLLVIIALGLGTMWEAVFGDVGVTLIAVLNSMRAMKTKNI; encoded by the coding sequence ATGGAAAAACAAATTAAGAATTTAAATAAGAGTAATTTAAAATTAGTAAACTCAAATATTAAATTAGTGAACCCAAATGCTAATATTAAATCTAATAGGATTAGCAGTGAAAGTATAGTGAAAAAGTTTCTTCTTCAGGGATTAGACTGTGCTAATTGTGCAGCTAAGATAGAAAAACAGGTTAGTAAAACTAAAGGAGTAAGTTCGGCAAATGTAAATTTCTTAACTAAAACTTTAACTGTAGAAATTGGTAAAGTAAATAATGTACAAGAATTTATTTCAGAAATATCTAAAAGTATTGTAAAAATAGAGCCTGAAGTTAAAGTTATTGAAATTGGAAATAAAAATAATGCCTCAAAAGAGAAAATTATCGAACATGGGCATGAACATGAGAATGGAGAAAGTAATAAAAATGAAATAATTAGGTTAGTTATTGCAGCTTCACTTTTTGGGATAGCTACCATAGGAAAGTTTTCAAATTCTGTAGAATTAATACTTTATTTAATAAGTTATGTACTTGCTGGTGGCGAAGTAGTATTAACAGCATTAAAAAATATAAGCAAAGGGCAAGTATTTGATGAAAATTTTCTTATGAGTGTAGCAACTATTGGCGCTTTTGCTATTGGACAGTATCCAGAAGGTGTAGCTGTTATGCTTTTCTATGAACTTGGAGAAATGTTTCAGGGAATTGCAGTTAATCGTTCAAGAAAATCTATTACTTCACTTATGGATATAAGACCTGACTTTGCTAATTTAAAAGTAGGTGATGATGTTAAAAAGGTATCCCCAGAAGAAGTTAGTGTAGGAAATATTATAATTGTAAAACCGGGAGAAAAAGTTCCACTGGATGGTAAAGTGCTTGAAGGTAATTCAATGATAGATACTTCGGCCCTAACGGGTGAGTCAGTTCCTAGAAAGGTAAGTGTAGGGGATAATATTTTAAGTGGAGTTATTAACAAAAATGGACTTTTAACAATTGAAGTGCAAAAGGGATTTGGTGATTCTACTATTTCAAAGATATTGGATTTAGTTGAAAATGCAAGCAGTAAAAAAGCAGAAACGGAAAAATTTATTACTAAGTTTGCTAGGTATTATACACCTGTTGTTGTTTTTTCAGCTTTAGCTTTAGCTATAATACCGCCTCTTTTTACAGGAAGTGCTACCTTTTCACAGTGGATTTATAGAGCATTATCATTTTTAGTAGTATCGTGCCCTTGTGCCTTAGTTGTTTCCATACCACTTGGCTTCTTTGGAGGAATAGGCGGAGCTTCAAGAAACGGAATACTTGTTAAAGGTGGTAATTATTTAGAAGCTTTAAACAATGTTGAAATTGTGGTATTTGATAAGACAGGAACACTTACAAAAGGAGTATTTAAGGTAACAGAAGTGAAAAATCAAGATGATATTTCAAAGGATGATCTTATAGCTTATGCAGCTTATGCAGAAAGTTATTCTAACCACCCAATAGCAGTTTCAATATTGAATGCTTATGATAAAGAAGTAGACAAGAGTTTAATAAAAAATTATTATGAAATATCTGGACATGGTGTGAAAGTAGTAGTTAAGGGCAAAGAAGTGCTGGCAGGTAACTATAAATTAATGAATGAAGAAAATATAGAATATGATGAAACTAAAACTATAGAGACAGTAGTTCATGTTGCCATGGATAAGAAGTATGCAGGATATATAGTTATATCTGATGAAGTAAAAGATGATTCTAAAAAGGCCATAAAGGATTTAAAAAACATTGGAGTTAAGAAAACAGTAATGCTAACAGGTGATAACAAAGTAGTTGGAGCTAAGGTAGCTGAAGAATTAGGCCTAGATGAAGTTCATGCTGAATTACTTCCAGATGAAAAAGTTGAAAAGCTAGAATTACTTGATAAAGAGAAGACATCAAAGGGAAAATTAGTGTTTGTTGGTGATGGAATAAATGATGCACCAGTTTTAGCTAGGGCTGATATTGGTATAGCAATGGGAGGAGTAGGCTCGGATGCTGCTATTGAAGCTGCGGATGTAGTTTTAATGACTGATGAACCTTCTAAAATTGCTTCAGCTATAAAGATAGCGAAAAACACAAGAAAAATAGTAATGCAGAATATAATATTTGCTTTAGGTGTTAAGGTTGTTCTGTTAGTAATTATAGCCTTAGGTTTAGGTACTATGTGGGAAGCTGTATTTGGAGATGTTGGAGTAACATTAATTGCAGTGCTAAATTCTATGAGAGCAATGAAGACAAAAAATATATAA
- a CDS encoding D-isomer specific 2-hydroxyacid dehydrogenase family protein, with protein MKFISYETREDERKDFEEISRKLNVEIVLVEETLNENTVCLAEGCDGVTTLGQSQINKSIIDKLKEINIKYIATRTIGYNHIDVKYAKSNGIKISNAHYAPNGVAEYTVMLMLMCIRNYKQAMFRGNVNDYSLIGLKGKEMKDLTVGVIGTGKIGAAVIECLQGFKCRILAYDKFVNESIKEKVSYVDLDTIYKESDIITLHTPLNEETYHIINSENINKMKDGVVLINCARGQLMHLPDLIDGIEKSKIGALGLDVVENEEGIYHLDRRTDIISNRDMAYLRQFPNVIMTQHMAFYTDAAVTSMVRCAINSLVSFVKNDVSDCEVKY; from the coding sequence ATGAAATTTATATCGTATGAAACTAGAGAAGATGAAAGAAAAGATTTTGAAGAAATATCAAGAAAATTAAATGTAGAAATTGTTTTAGTAGAAGAGACGTTAAATGAAAATACTGTTTGTTTAGCTGAAGGTTGCGATGGAGTGACGACTTTAGGGCAGAGCCAAATTAATAAATCTATTATAGATAAATTAAAGGAAATTAATATAAAATATATAGCTACTAGAACTATTGGATATAATCACATAGATGTTAAGTATGCTAAAAGTAATGGCATAAAGATTAGTAATGCTCATTATGCTCCTAATGGTGTTGCGGAGTATACAGTAATGCTTATGCTAATGTGTATAAGAAATTATAAACAGGCAATGTTTAGAGGAAATGTAAATGATTATTCTCTCATAGGACTTAAAGGAAAAGAAATGAAGGATTTAACTGTAGGAGTTATAGGAACTGGTAAGATAGGAGCAGCAGTAATTGAATGCTTACAGGGATTTAAATGCAGAATTTTAGCATACGATAAATTTGTTAATGAAAGCATAAAAGAAAAAGTGTCTTATGTGGACTTAGATACAATATATAAGGAAAGCGATATTATAACTCTTCACACACCTTTAAATGAGGAGACTTATCATATTATAAATAGTGAGAATATAAACAAGATGAAAGATGGTGTGGTTTTAATTAACTGCGCCAGAGGACAATTAATGCATTTGCCTGATTTAATTGATGGAATTGAAAAAAGTAAAATAGGGGCATTGGGTCTAGATGTGGTAGAAAACGAAGAAGGGATTTATCATTTAGATAGACGTACTGATATTATTAGTAATAGGGACATGGCATATTTAAGACAATTTCCTAATGTAATTATGACACAACATATGGCTTTTTATACTGATGCAGCAGTTACCAGTATGGTTAGGTGTGCAATAAATAGTTTAGTTTCTTTTGTAAAAAATGATGTAAGTGATTGTGAAGTTAAATATTAA